The Eleutherodactylus coqui strain aEleCoq1 chromosome 6, aEleCoq1.hap1, whole genome shotgun sequence genome window below encodes:
- the NECAP2 gene encoding adaptin ear-binding coat-associated protein 2, which produces MADGDYESVLCVKPEVHVYRIPPRASNRGYRAAEWQLDQPAWSGRLRITALGKMAYIKLEDKNSGELFAQAPVEQFPGIAVESVVDSSRYFVICIEDENGRRAFIGVGFADRGDAFDFNVALQDHFKWVKQQTEFAKQAQNPDTTPKLDLGFKEGQTIKINIANMKKKEGVPVAAKPRPLSSGPSLLPPPPGTKASHQSTSQPAADPGLLFDFGSFSSSTEQASSTDAWGDFTTASGSAPSQPSSGWVQF; this is translated from the exons ATGGCGGACGGTGATTACGAGTCGGTGCTGTGTGTGAAGCCGGAAGTTCACGTTTACCGGATCCCACCCCGAGCGTCTAACCGGGGGTACAG AGCGGCGGAATGGCAGCTGGACCAGCCGGCCTGGAGCGGCCGCCTCCGCATCACGGCCCTGGGGAAGATGGCGTACATAAAGCTGGAAGACAAGAACTCAG gggagcTCTTCGCTCAGGCCCCAGTGGAGCAGTTTCCAGGAATCGCTGTGGAAAGTGTCGTTGATTCGAGCCGCTACTTTGTGATCTGCATTGAGGATGAGAACG GGCGGCGGGCATTCATCGGAGTGGGATTTGCTGATCGCGGAGACGCGTTTGACTTCAATGTGGCTCTACAGGATCACTTCAA GTGGGTGAAGCAGCAGACAGAATTTGCAAAACAAGCTCAGAACCCGGATACTACACCGAAACTGGACCTCGGCTTCAAGGAGGGACAGACCATTAAGATCAACATAGCA AACATGAAGAAAAAAGAGGGCGTCCCTGTAGCTGCTAAACCGCGACCTCTGAGCAGTGGACCCAGCCTGCTGCCCCCACCACCAGGCACCAAAGCATCTCACCAGAGCACCTCTCAGCCGGCTGCTGACCCAG GGCTGCTCTTTGATTTTGGGAGTTTTTCTTCCAGCACAGAACAAGCGTCTTCTACAGACGCTTGGGGAGATTTCACAACGGCTTCAGG TTCAGCACCCAGTCAGCCGAGCTCTGGGTGGGTTCAGTTCTGA